The following proteins are encoded in a genomic region of Necator americanus strain Aroian chromosome II, whole genome shotgun sequence:
- a CDS encoding hypothetical protein (NECATOR_CHRII.G6062.T1), whose translation MMEKNICYRQRRRKEVVYDDCVLEDSSSQGDWYIEEDPNVDYEMLLRGLRAWAERASKPPHDKLGSNFEDHQGIVGEKKGFEDYLLKYRQRKILEAAQRRTRLKKFRGDLRKYIIPLAALLNEDGTRTSFRHAVYRFVSHFVVAISAEVILNESQYFVTNKAKKITCPGCYVTVTLWRYEQQMLRCGDMSPGDKKGRSRSSEVDDHLLKAIIKEDSLKTT comes from the exons ATGATGGagaagaacatctgctatcggcaacgaaggagaaaagaagtcgtctacgacgattgcgtactcgaggactcctcgtcccaaggtgactggtaCATCGAAGAGGACCCTAatgtggactacgagatgctgcttagaggattacgagcctgggcagagcgtgcctcgaagccgccgcacgacaaacttggatcgaatttcgaagaccaccaaggaattgttggagagaagaagggctttgag gattatcttttgaaatacaggcagaggaagattctggaagcagcacaaagaagaacgagacTAAAGAAGTTCCGCGGGGATCTCCGCAAATATattattccgctagcagcatTGCTGAACGaggacgggactcgcacgtcttttCGTC ACGCTGTATACCGTTTTGTTTCGCATTTCGTTGTGGCTATTAGTGCTGAAGTGATCTTGAACGAGAGTCAGTATTTCGTCACTAACAAAGCTAAGAAGATAACATGTCCAG GGTGCTACGTTACGGTTACGTTGTGGCGATATGAGCAGCAAATGTTACGTTGTGGCGATATGAGCCCCGGAGATAAGAAAGGTCGCAGCCGCTCTTCTGAGGTCGACGATCACCTGCTGAAAGCAATCATCAAAGAAGATTCGCTTAAAACAACATGA
- a CDS encoding hypothetical protein (NECATOR_CHRII.G6062.T2): protein MMEKNICYRQRRRKEVVYDDCVLEDSSSQGDWYIEEDPNVDYEMLLRGLRAWAERASKPPHDKLGSNFEDHQGIVGEKKGFEAEEDSGSSTKKNETKEVPRGSPQIYYSASSIAERGRDSHVFSS, encoded by the exons ATGATGGagaagaacatctgctatcggcaacgaaggagaaaagaagtcgtctacgacgattgcgtactcgaggactcctcgtcccaaggtgactggtaCATCGAAGAGGACCCTAatgtggactacgagatgctgcttagaggattacgagcctgggcagagcgtgcctcgaagccgccgcacgacaaacttggatcgaatttcgaagaccaccaaggaattgttggagagaagaagggctttgag gcagaggaagattctggaagcagcacaaagaagaacgagacTAAAGAAGTTCCGCGGGGATCTCCGCAAATATattattccgctagcagcatTGCTGAACGaggacgggactcgcacgtcttttCGTCGTAA